Below is a genomic region from Leptolyngbya iicbica LK.
CTTTGGCGCTGAGAGTTATTGCCTTGGATTACAAGCCCTTGTCACCCACTTGCGCGCCACCTGAATGCTGGAGTTGACGCCAGAAATTATTCTGACTATTTCTTAATCCTTAGCCAATATCCGAATTAAGAAATAGTCAATAACTGTCACTTTACATTCCAACAAACAAATTTAATAAGCTATCAACATGTCTGGAAATATTGTGCTCCCTTTGAATCCGCTTCTGAAATTCAATTCCTCTTTTATAAGCATCGTAAGGGTCTTCCAGGCAAAGCTTCATTGCCTCATACAAACCATCATCATCATCTTTTTCAAAATACAGACACTCATCGCGGCCTAGTTCTGGCAATCCACCAACTCTTGCAGCTATAACTAAAGTTCCAACGCTAGCTGACTCTAATAAAACCCTCCCTGCAGGCTCCTGCCAGCGTGAAGGGACAACTACTGCTAGAGAATCCTGCATATACTCCAACACTTGATCAAGGTGGAGTCTACCTAAAAAATGAACTTTTGAAGCTAACGAGTATTCTTTAGATAACTTTTCCAATGCAGCTTTGGAGTGGCCAGTACCGATAATATTAATTTTATAATCAAGTCCTTCTGCCAAGAGGCGTTTTGCTGATGCCAACAATATATCGACTCCTTTGTCATGGGTTAAACGACCAGCAAAAGTAAACGTATATGGAGTATTTAACCGTGAAAATAGCTTCTGCTCAAAATTTATAATGATGTCATTAGGACAAGGATATGGAAAAACACTGATCTCTTTCGGAAGAAAGGTGCTGTTTGCCATGAATTCTGTATTGGCTAGTAACTCATCTGCCAAGTAAGATGCAGTGAGTCGCCCCCCAAGCTTGAAAAGCTGGGACAATCTCCCCACTTTCCATTTCCATGAAAGATGATCGACTTTGCTCAAATGGTTTATCTCTATCTTTAAACGCTCGACAAAAGATATGTCTGTAGACAAGCATTCTGTAAGATAAAACTTATAGTGGTACATTAAAGCTACTTTCTTTAATAAAAGCTTACTTATTAATGCAAAGACAGGATTATTAGAGTGCATATAAACTACATCAGCCCACAATATTTCTCTCAGCCAGCGACTAATATCACTTTCAGATGTACTTAAGATTTTGTACTCAATATTGCGTTCACTAAGTTCTTGGCAAAGGCTATCAATATATGTAAGTACTCCAGCGATTTCATCATTCTTATGACGGTGCTGGACTAATATCTTTAAATTTGGTTTCGTATTGCCCGACATAGCGTATCTCAAAACTTACACAACAAATATAGTTCCCCTCGCAATGCTGAAAGGCTACTTCCGAAATTTCGGAAGTAGCCTTTCAGGAGTTCAATAATCGACTTAACCTAGCTAACCAAAGCGGCTTGAGGTCGAGGCAATTAGGAAGGCAGCGTAGGTGATGATATAACCCGCCGTAAAGTGGGCTAAACCAACTACACGAGCCTGAACAATGGACAGTGCAACGGGCTTGTCCTTCCAGCGAACCAAGTTCGCCAGGGGAGTGCGCTCGTGAGCCCAAACGATGGTCTCAATCAGCTCTTGCCAGTAACCCCGCCAAGAGATCAAGAACATGAAGCCAGTTGCCCAGATCAGGTGTCCAAAGAGGAACATCCAAGCCCAGACCGCCAGATTGTTCATGCCGTAGGGGTTGTAGCCGTTAATCAGCTGAGAGGAGTTGAGCCACAGGTAATCCCGTAGCCAGCCCATCAAGTAATTCGAGTTCTCGTTGAACTGAGCCACGTTACCAGACCAGATGCTCAAGTGCTTCCAGTGCCAGTAGAACGTCGTCCAACCGATGGTGTTCAACATCCAGAACATGGCGAGGTAGAAGGCATCCCAAGCAGAGATGTCACAAGTACCGCCACGACCGGGGCCATCACAAGGGAAGCTGTAGCCGAAGTCTTTCTTATCGGGCATCAGCTTAGAACCGCGAGCATCCAACGCACCCTTGACGAGAATCAGAGTGGTGGTGTGCAGACCCAATGCGATCGCATGGTGCACCAAGAAGTCACCAGGGCCAATGGCCAAGAACAGAGAGTTAGAACCGCTGTTGATGGCATCCAGCCAGCCGGGTAACCAGACGTTGCCGCCATTGGGCCAAGCAGTGGTGGCAATACTATCGGGGTTAGACAACAGCGTGTCGAAACCGTAGATCATCTTGCCAGAAGCTGCCTGTACCCACTGAGCAAACACCGGCTCAACCAGGATTTGCTTCTCAGGAGTACCGAACGCAACCACAACGTCGTTATGAACGTACAGCCCCAAGGTGTGGAAACCCAGGAATAAGGACACCCAGCTCAGGTGGGAGATGATGGCTTCCTTGTGCTGCAGAACGCGGTCGAGAACGTTGTTCTTATTCGCAACGGGATCGTAGTCCCGAATCAGGAAGATCGCCCCGTGAGCAAACGCCCCCACCATGATGAAACCAGCAATGTACTGGTGGTGAGTATAGAGCGCGGCTTGAGTGGTGTAATCCTTAGCCATAAAGGCATAAGGAGGCAGTGCGTACATGTGCTGTGCCACCAGGGAGGTGACCACACCCAGACTTGCCAGGGCCAGAGCCAACTGGAAGTGCAGGGAGTTGTTCAGCGTGTCGTACAGACCCTTATGGCCCTCACCCAAATCACCCGGAGTACCGACAGGAGGATTGTGCGCATTCAAGATTTCCTTGATGCTATGACCAATCCCAAAATTGGTGCGGTACATGTGGCCAGCCACGATGAAGATCACCGCGATCGCCAGGTGGTGGTGCGCCATATCCGTCAGCCAGAGCGACTCCGTCTGCGGATGGAAGCCACCCAAGAAGGTCAGGATCGCAGTCCCAGCGCCCTGAGCCGTGCCAAACATGTGATCGGCAGTGTCAGGATTCTGAGCATATACTCCCCAGTTACCGGTAAAGAAAGGCGCTAAGCCTGCCGGATGAGGCGGAGTGGACAAGAAGTTGTCCCAACCCACATGTTGACCACGAGATTCGGGAATGGCGACGTGCACCAGGTGACCGGTCCAAGCCAAAGAGCTGACACCGAACAAACCAGCCAAGTGGTGGTTCAAACGGGATTCAGCATTCTTAAACCAGGAAAGGCTAGGGCGGAACTTGGGCTGCAGGTGCAACCAACCAGCAAACAGGAAGATTGCCGAGAGAATCAGCAAAAAGACTGCGCCAGTATACAGATCCGCATTGGTGCGCATACCGATGGTGTACCACCAGTGATACACGCCCGAAAAAGCGATGTTAACGGGGTTTGAAGCGCCAGCCTGGGTGAATGCATCCACCGCAGGTTGACCAAAGTGAGGATCCCAAATCGCGTGGGCGATGGGACGAACATTGAGCGGATCTTTGATCCACTGCTCGAAGTTACCTTGCCAAGCAACGTGGAACAGGTTACCAGAAGTCCACAGAAAGATGATTGCCAGGTGGCCAAAGTGAGAGGCGAAGATCTTTTGATAAAGATTCTCCTCCGTCATGCCATCGTGGCTTTCAAAGTCGTGGGCTGTGGCAATCCCGTACCAGATCCGACGAGTGGTCGGGTCTTGAGCGAGTGCTTGACTAAATTTTGGAAATTTAGTTGCCATAGCTTGTTAATGAGTCCTCCGCGCTCTATCCAACAGCAATTATGCGAGCCAGGAAGAATGCCCAGGTTGTGGCAATCCCTCCCAGGAGGTAGTGAGCCACCCCAACAGCCCGACCCTGAGTGATGCTCAGAGCGCGAGGTTGAATTGCCGGAGCAACTTTCAGTTTGTTGTGAGCCCAGACAATCGACTCAATCAACTCTTGCCAGTAGCCACGGCCACTAAACAAGAACATGAGGCTAAATGCCCAAACAAAGTGAGCGCCCAAGAACATCAGACCATAGGCGGACAGGGCCGAACCGTAGGAACCGATGACCTGAGAAGCTTGTGCCCACAGGAAGTCACGCAACCAACCGTTAATGGTGATAGCGCTGTTGGCAAAATTGCCAGCGGTGATATGAGACACCGCACCCGAGTCAGAAACCGTGCCCCAAACATCGGACTGCATCTTCCAACTGAAGTGGAAAATCACGATGGACAATGAGTTGTACATCCAGAACAGACCGAGGAACACATGGTCCCAACCGGAAACCTGACAGGTACCGCCACGACCGGGGCCATCGCAAGGGAAGCGGAAGCCCAGTTCGCCCTTATCGGGGATAAGACGGGAGCTGCGAGCATACAGCACACCTTTCAGCAGAATCAGCACCGTCACGTGAATCGTGAAGGCGTGAATATGGTGAACCATGAAGTCAGCCGTACCCAAGGTGATGGGCATCATTGCGACCTTGCCACCCACGGCTACAACATCGCCCCCAAAGGCGGGACTAACGCCAGCCAAAGCATTCGGTGCAGTGGCACCTGCAGCAGCGGCATGAAGACCTTGTACCCACTGGGCAAAGATCGGCTGTAGCTGAATTGCGGAGTCAGAGAACATGTCTTGAGGACGTCCCAAGGCCCGCATGGTGTCGTTGTGGATGTA
It encodes:
- the psaB gene encoding photosystem I core protein PsaB, which encodes MATKFPKFSQALAQDPTTRRIWYGIATAHDFESHDGMTEENLYQKIFASHFGHLAIIFLWTSGNLFHVAWQGNFEQWIKDPLNVRPIAHAIWDPHFGQPAVDAFTQAGASNPVNIAFSGVYHWWYTIGMRTNADLYTGAVFLLILSAIFLFAGWLHLQPKFRPSLSWFKNAESRLNHHLAGLFGVSSLAWTGHLVHVAIPESRGQHVGWDNFLSTPPHPAGLAPFFTGNWGVYAQNPDTADHMFGTAQGAGTAILTFLGGFHPQTESLWLTDMAHHHLAIAVIFIVAGHMYRTNFGIGHSIKEILNAHNPPVGTPGDLGEGHKGLYDTLNNSLHFQLALALASLGVVTSLVAQHMYALPPYAFMAKDYTTQAALYTHHQYIAGFIMVGAFAHGAIFLIRDYDPVANKNNVLDRVLQHKEAIISHLSWVSLFLGFHTLGLYVHNDVVVAFGTPEKQILVEPVFAQWVQAASGKMIYGFDTLLSNPDSIATTAWPNGGNVWLPGWLDAINSGSNSLFLAIGPGDFLVHHAIALGLHTTTLILVKGALDARGSKLMPDKKDFGYSFPCDGPGRGGTCDISAWDAFYLAMFWMLNTIGWTTFYWHWKHLSIWSGNVAQFNENSNYLMGWLRDYLWLNSSQLINGYNPYGMNNLAVWAWMFLFGHLIWATGFMFLISWRGYWQELIETIVWAHERTPLANLVRWKDKPVALSIVQARVVGLAHFTAGYIITYAAFLIASTSSRFG
- a CDS encoding glycosyltransferase family 4 protein, with protein sequence MSGNTKPNLKILVQHRHKNDEIAGVLTYIDSLCQELSERNIEYKILSTSESDISRWLREILWADVVYMHSNNPVFALISKLLLKKVALMYHYKFYLTECLSTDISFVERLKIEINHLSKVDHLSWKWKVGRLSQLFKLGGRLTASYLADELLANTEFMANSTFLPKEISVFPYPCPNDIIINFEQKLFSRLNTPYTFTFAGRLTHDKGVDILLASAKRLLAEGLDYKINIIGTGHSKAALEKLSKEYSLASKVHFLGRLHLDQVLEYMQDSLAVVVPSRWQEPAGRVLLESASVGTLVIAARVGGLPELGRDECLYFEKDDDDGLYEAMKLCLEDPYDAYKRGIEFQKRIQREHNISRHVDSLLNLFVGM